Within Mytilus edulis chromosome 10, xbMytEdul2.2, whole genome shotgun sequence, the genomic segment tgtttactttcgACATGAAAGGATTCTCAAAATATTTATTACTGTTCTATTTTAGATAAACATGTATTAGGTGTCAGAATTTACTTAATAAAATGCCGATGAAGGGAATCTTTCTCTCGTCAATCCTGACTCAAAATGGCCACTCGTTGATTTGTGTGGTTTTATTactgacacaaaaataaataaacagttgTCAATAAATTATCTTACTCACAGACTACATCTCATGTTACACTCATTTGCAAAATTGACGGTGCCATCTATAAAGTTGGTAGCGCAGACAGGTTTAAATTCATCAGTGCAACCACAGGGTTGTTCTAAAGAAAAGCAATATAAGAAttattgtttatcatattttttgacagttttactcattttatttttataacattagtTTCCAATTTCATCACAGTGCAGGATATGACACATAATGATATCTCCTGCTCATTCTAGTTAGTATTGTACTAATTTACGTTTACGGTGTTGTCTTATGGACTGATACATCTACTGGCGGAGTGTCAGTCTCCGGGGGAAATCATTGTCTTAGAAGCTTAGGACTGGTAGTCTGTTGCTGACACACGAAAATATGCCATCATTAAATGAGCTGTGACAAAACTAAGAATCTGATTTGGAAATTAAGAAAAGATATTCATCAATGCACCTTAGCATATATGCAATGCTCTTTGTCACCTGTTTACGTCaccttttttcttcttcagatgtTCCAACTTTTCAAagtgttgattggttgattggtgtttgctttacgccgcatgaGCGCAAAGGGCTATATATCGCCGCGAGAGCTTATTctaatattttacttttcaaagCCGCGAGAGCTTATTctaatattttacttttcaaagtTTAATAGGTGTCTGATTCAATATAATTGCATCCGATCATCACCGACGGgcaacttttttgttttgaatgagCATTTGTGCCATTTAATGTGTTCTTGGATGCTAGTGGCTTTTTTATGTCGAGTTTTTATGCCTGTATAACTTtcattttacttttcttttatttacgacagtatattgtataattaaataaaaacattgtttCAGACGTCTAAAAGACCAATAACTAAGATATTTCGATAATTTTGAACGTACCTCCTTTTGATACATCAGACACACAGTGGGCTCTATGTGGACATGTCTCTTGAAAATGTGGACATCTTTGTGGAATAGCCGTACATGAAAACCCGGACGgacattttgtaaacttttaaaatagaataatatagaataaaaacaaactttgatATAAGTATTAGTTACTTCTATTATATATTGGTAATGTATAAGAATTAAATGTTGATACCATCAACATTAGATAAAATAATTCCAGCATGCAGTAGTCAGTTATGTTGCTGAGAtgcaatattttacatttaatatcGTTAGGAGCGCCGTGTATAAatgaatgaatatataaaaaaaagatgtggtatgattgccaatgagacaactgtccacaagagaccaaaatgacacagacattaacaactataggtcaccgtacggccttcaacaatgagtaaagcctataccgcatagtcagctataaaaggccccgatatgacaatgtaaaacaattcaaacgagaaaactaacggctttatttatataaaaaaaatgaacgaaaaacaaatatgtaataacataaacaaacgacaaccactgaattacaggctcctgacttggaactcGCATTCAGAATACCTGACCTTTGATTTTCGAATGACCTTCATCAAAGAAAAGCGAgacaaaatatgtaacaaaatcaataaatctttgataatcttaaaaactaaaagaaactaaaaaaaaacccactgaaaATCTTCTGGAGTGCATTATGAGTGAGGAGTTTCAACCTTAGTTTTCAGTGTCACATTAAAATTGTGTGCTTGACATTTTATACCATAAAAGGCTACATTAATTTTATCTGATGGTTGTTTATTCAATTCTTAGTTATAGAAATAGTTTAGGACTGTGTTATCACTATAAGAAGCTTAAACAAACTCACCAAACATGGATTTGGGGCGCACTGACAACGTGGACAGCCTGCAGGAACATAACCGTATGGACATGTCTTACCCGGACATGCAAATATACAGATCTTCGCTGTAAATATCGGAAAAGAaaagtttatttatatttctgtAGAATCAAGTTTTGTTTATCTTCATTACCACTTAATAACAAAATTAGCAAAGTAAGACCATAAACTTCGAGGGAGAAATTTTCAGACTCTTCCTTTTAAACTAATCTCTCTCTGGTTTCATGGCCAAAAGGAATGGGTAGggatgatattatatatatatagatcatcTTTATCGCAAAATTAAacccataagggtcaagcaaaacaaaaaatgGCACAGTTAAATACGAAACCCCTTAAGTGCcaaagatgaaattaaaaatatgtgtGCGCGCGACTTtaaatcttgtgcgcacaactttaaaTCTTGAGCACACAACTTttaaacttgtgcgcacaactttttttaaatttgtgttaaatACACTACAAtgtaaattacaatatatatatagcttttacggcacttttcatttttttccaaactTACATGCAAATATTTGCTTTGGCGGGAGAAGTTTAATGAATAAAAGTTGAAGATAATTAATATGGTGAAGTAAAAACATTGGCATGATATGGTGCATTCtgtattcaaaattaaaaaaaatacgtatAGACAATAATTTAGTATTGGCAACAATGTGGTACGTTATCAGGGGTTAATTTCATggtaaaacaataatatatagatataggaagatgtggtgtgagtgccaatgagacaactctccatccaaataacaatttaaaaaaagtaatccattataggtcaatgtatggccttcaacacggagccttggctctcaccgaacaacaagctataaagggccccaaaattactagtgtaaaaccattcaaacgggaaaaccaacggtctaatgtatATATGTCACACACTCAACATAGTTTTGCTCTTGACTGTCAtgtctttctcaattttattaatttgaatgttTAAGCTTATGTATTATTAAAAGACATTTGCTGCTTTAAATCATCTCACCTGATGCTTTGCATTTAGGGATACAgaatataaacaacaaaactgGCATCAATGAAATCACGGTTaaactgaaaaaataaacatgatttaCAAATTCATACAATTAACTGAAGTGTTGTCTGTATATATAGAATAAGAGAATGGCGAATCGACAAAGTATAAgatgtttttgttggtttttttggtAGGGGGAGGGTTAATAAATACTGTTTTAATGTGTTATGTCAGTTATGATAGTGACTTCTAAGTCACCGACATTCTTCTTTTACAATATTTACGAGAGGgaattcaataataaaattgattcTTAATTTAATCATTTGTTAGTTTAAATCTATTGTTTGTTGAAATATGCAAAAAGGGGCGAGACACAAGTTCAACAAACGTATAAAGTTCTCTCTCCCCGATATGAAATATTCatgtaataatttgttttggatgGAATCgcgaaaaatataatgtaattccTTTTCTATCTTAACTGAAGCAATGACTTTTCTCACAAATACCACTATTGATAGACAATGCATTTTTCCAGAATGAATccctttttataacattttttttaaaagaaaaacatgcacgggaaatattttaaatcttttgcaCAATGTCTACACATGATAATCTTCAGACTTCACCcttaaaaaaagaactaaattatccatttaataataaaaaaaatattcttatctTATACATATGCATCATAATGTGGAATGCTATAGtcttaaatgatgatttttttaattagcaTTAGATGGCATGATTATTTTAATTCTGTGcagcacattttttttatataattcatattgCTTACCTCATATTTGGAGTATACTTTTGATatgaaaacttttaaaacttatatatatCTTGTAATTATTCGATACGATTAAACGGTTTTCCAGAATTTTACATTTAAtcaaatacaacatcaaaaccTGAAGCCATTTTTTTGACCGACGCAGTTATGTCAAGTATTACTACTGAAGCGAGGATTTGTATGTTTATTGGTCGATGGACGTGTTATATTGATGAAATACTGACTTCAATATGTGGTACTGCCATTGGCAAAAGATCCCGATCTGACCCCCGTGTTTGATAGTATCCGATAGTGTAATGGCAGGCCATGTAAtcgttcttttatttgtcttatatatttgaatattactCTTAATCTGTTTGGATGATATTCATAAGACGTACCTATCCCGTCactgtgttattgttctatgataattttcgtatagtattgtctttcattttgccAATTTGCTTTGACAATATGCCTTCTTGTGTTTTTTGATACATGGCTCTGTACagttatacatcccgtcattgtgttttgttctgataatttttgtattcttttcctTCATGTTTGCTTATATACTTTTTTAATACCtctttgtgcttctttgttgcatttttttttgttttttctatgtttgacatttttacctacatatgtattttgtctgtttgttcaccattttctacataagaaaatgcctgtataccaagtcaagaatatgacagttgttatccattcgtttgatgtggttgaGCTTTGGGTTTTGCcattgattatggactttccgttttgtccagtattttggtgattttactttttgcaatggATACGACAATTTTTAACAACCGTTCTATTAAGAATCCGAGAAAAAGAAATATCTTAATTGCTTCAGCCTTGAAAGCTGTAAAAGAAAGCCGGAGAAAAAAATGCCAATTTACAGAGTTAATATACAGAATTCAACTATCAAACaggaatgccccactcgcactatcattttctatgttcaggggACCGTACAGTTgggggtcaaaaatctaatttagcatttaaattcaattctttattagccaaatgttttacaacatataggtacaaaattagaaagatcatattatagggaacctGTAtatttagtttcaagttgattggacttcaacttcatcaaaactaaaatctttaacctgaacagacgcacagaccagaaaacctaATGCCaatctactattgtaggtggggcatacaaatattAACTGAAAGTGAAATATTAATAGAATAAATAACCATTGTAGATAGACTATATCACTTAaaatattaacaagaatgtgtccaaagtacacgaatgccccactcgcactatcattttccatgttcaatggaccgtgaaattggataaaaaatataattaggcattaaaattagaaagataatatcatagggaacatgtgtactaagtttgattggacttcaacttcatcaaaaactaccttgaccaaaaactttaacctgaaacatgcactttcaatttctatgttcagtggaccgtgaaattggggtcaaaagtttaatttggctttaaaattagaaagatcatatcataaggaaaatgtgtactaagtttcaagttgattggacttcaacttcatcaaaaactaccttgaccaaaaactttaacctgaagcgggacagacggacgaacgaacagacgaacgaatggacagactaacagacagacagacagacagacagacagacggacgaacggacgcacagaccagaaaacataatgccccttctatcgtaggtggggcataaaaacgtttgattggtgTTCTAATTCTCCATTTATATCATCTTTTGTATTTGTATGGGCTGTTCGCTTTTTTACCATGGCGTTGACCATGTAAATCGTGTAATCAGTGGGCAACCTGGGGTCGTCTtaaatatcgtagcggctacgtagctgctatcgaTATCTGTGTAGCATCTAGGCTAaatacacgttcaatagtcataaatctaagtagcactacgtagccgctacgatattgaacgcaacccaaGGAAATTTTTCACGTGCACTTCGATTACATCATAGCAGTAGGAAAACCAATACCGTGTTTGGACAAGCACCTTCAATAAAGATGATCAACTCAAAAGGTAAGAAATAcgtaaattgtcattttttttgtaagatCTAATCTTTCTGGCAGCAATGTTGTCATAATTGTTACAgactatacaaaaaatatatgcttAGTAACGATAAGTTAAATACCAATAGCTAGAGATCTTCCTCTTACTATACAAAACCATATATCAAAGTAAGGTTAGTATTTTTGCATCTGGAAACGACTATCTTTACACATTCAAATAGCTTTGTCCTTGACCTTTGATGTGATGACCTCAAAATCAAGATATCATTATTTGTGACCATATATTCGAGTAAGATTGTCATCCCATTGGTAGCATTTGATTTACATTTGGAAATACCCTTTTTCTGCTGTATGCTATTAGAATGTTTGTGAAGAAAACTGTTGGGATTTCGGATTTGAAACTgaacatattttttcttttatgatCAAAATAAGAGGTGTGGCTCACCTGGATCAATGTTCGTCTTCAACAATGGTGTGGTCAGAATATTTTTTCCACttctgagtttgaatgtcccttaggtatcttttgcctctctttctCTAGTGTGACATCATTTTAACTGAGGTATAATGCTGACATCATTTTTTGATAAcattatgttatttgtttttttttactgacaTCATTTATGTGTACCCTTAACTGAAATCATTTTAGGGGTTTCCCTGTACTGACACAATTTTATGTATTCCTTTTTACTGACATCAATTGAGATGTTCTATTTTACTGGCATCATTGTATGTGTTCtctttttcatttcattaatttAATGTGTTCTACTTTGCTGACATCATTTTATGTGTTCTCTTTTACCGACATCATTTAGGTGAAATCATTTGTCAACATCATTTTAGGTGTACTCTTTTACTGACATCATTGAATGAGTTCCATTTTACCAAcatcattttgatgttttatttaccGACATCATTTCATGTGTTCTCTTTTGCCGTTTTGCTGACATAATTTTATTGTACTTTTTACTGACATCTTTTTATTGTACTCTTTTACTGACATCATTTTTGGTGTTCTCTTTTACCCACATCTTTTTATTGTACTCTTTTACTGACATCATTTTTGGTGTTCTCTTTTACGGACATCTTTTTAGGGGTTTCCTTTAACTGACATCATTTCATATATACTCTTAAAGGCTTTAATTGACATCTTTATAGGTAATTCCATAAACTGACATCATTAATTTTCTCTTTTACCGACATCCTTTTAGGCATTCCATTCTACCGACATCATTATAGGTGTTCCCTTTACTGACATTTTACGTGATCTCTTTTGCTGACATGTTTTAGTGTTCTCTTTTATTGACATAATATTTGGTGTTCTCTTTTACTGACATCATTATAGGTGTTCTCTCTTGTCCACATAATTTTGGGTGTTCTCTTTTACTGACATCATTATGGTTCTCTTTTGCTGACATTATTTTATGTGTTCTCCTTTAGAGACATTATTTTAGATGTTCCCTTTTGCTGACATCATTTTAGATGTTCCCTTTCACTGATATCTTTTTAGGTGTTCTCTTTTGTCGACATCTTTATATGTGTTCTCTTTGCAGACATCATTTTAGATGTTCTCTTTAGATGACATCATTTTAGGTGTTCT encodes:
- the LOC139491715 gene encoding serine protease inhibitor dipetalogastin-like, coding for MPVLLFIFCIPKCKASAKICIFACPGKTCPYGYVPAGCPRCQCAPNPCLFTKCPSGFSCTAIPQRCPHFQETCPHRAHCVSDVSKGEQPCGCTDEFKPVCATNFIDGTVNFANECNMRCSLNHYIKFEDGFCHCDCPDYYDPVCGVDQNGEVSFVNNCWRSCNGVPLQHEGMCDCNCPVTEQPVCGNDGQTYINECVMGCVGVTKVKNSAC